The proteins below come from a single Tissierella sp. MB52-C2 genomic window:
- a CDS encoding zinc ribbon domain-containing protein, producing MFFVFGISTKDKNIDFVQTMVCPNCNSYGRLEVFMTYTYFSLFFIPIFKWNKKYYVRSSCCGSLFTIREDLGKAIERGEKNRIDEAELNPIDMKYNREQTCSNCNYSIDTDFEYCPKCGRKL from the coding sequence ATGTTTTTTGTATTTGGAATATCTACAAAGGACAAAAATATTGATTTTGTGCAGACTATGGTATGCCCAAACTGTAATTCTTATGGGCGATTAGAAGTTTTTATGACTTATACATATTTTAGCCTATTTTTTATTCCTATTTTTAAGTGGAATAAAAAATATTATGTAAGAAGTTCTTGCTGTGGCAGTTTATTTACAATAAGAGAAGATTTAGGAAAAGCCATTGAAAGAGGAGAAAAAAATAGGATTGATGAAGCCGAACTAAATCCTATAGATATGAAATATAACAGAGAACAAACTTGTTCAAATTGTAATTATTCAATTGATACTGATTTTGAATATTGTCCTAAATGCGGAAGAAAGCTTTAA
- the ndk gene encoding nucleoside-diphosphate kinase, translating into MEKTFIMIKPDGVRRGLMGEIMGRIERKGFKITRAKLFKPSIELVENHYMEHRDKSFFNELVNFITEDLVMAMEVEGEAVIEVMRLMIGHRDFKIASPGTIRGDFANTITQNIVHGSDSLESAKRELNLWFQ; encoded by the coding sequence ATGGAAAAAACTTTTATAATGATTAAACCTGATGGAGTCCGTAGAGGGCTTATGGGAGAAATCATGGGAAGAATTGAGAGGAAAGGATTTAAAATCACAAGGGCAAAGTTGTTTAAGCCTAGTATAGAATTAGTGGAAAATCATTATATGGAGCATAGGGATAAAAGTTTTTTTAATGAGTTGGTAAATTTCATTACTGAAGATTTAGTTATGGCAATGGAAGTAGAAGGGGAAGCAGTAATTGAAGTTATGAGACTTATGATAGGCCATAGAGATTTTAAAATAGCTTCTCCAGGAACCATAAGGGGAGACTTTGCTAATACCATTACACAAAATATTGTACATGGTTCAGATTCTTTAGAGTCTGCTAAAAGAGAATTGAATCTATGGTTTCAGTAG
- a CDS encoding ABC transporter permease, with the protein MKAFSIHFLFDLKSGLRDKELLLMNYLFPLGFYFVIGAIMPKLNPGYGNILIPSMMIFSILVSTILGMPNRLVTSRNSGILRSYKINGVSKLSMLAIPTVSTILHTIIVTTIILISAPILYKTSLPENILGLILVFIVSTIIFAGLALLIGMIADNTSVTVLLAQALFLPSMLIGGLMFPSSFLPESVARFSKLLPTTYAMDAYQAFTTNEITAFNPIISLGLLVSSGIISFFLSWYLFRLDNNKTSKSKGKIWSLAALIPFILGAIFL; encoded by the coding sequence ATGAAAGCTTTTTCCATACATTTTTTATTTGATTTAAAATCTGGTCTAAGGGATAAGGAGTTATTACTTATGAACTATTTATTTCCCCTTGGGTTTTACTTTGTAATTGGAGCTATTATGCCTAAATTAAATCCAGGATACGGTAATATCTTAATACCCTCAATGATGATATTTAGCATATTGGTAAGCACTATATTAGGGATGCCCAATAGGTTAGTAACATCGAGGAATAGTGGTATATTAAGGTCTTATAAAATTAATGGAGTTTCTAAACTATCAATGCTTGCTATACCCACTGTCTCAACTATTTTACATACAATAATAGTGACAACGATAATATTAATATCTGCTCCAATTTTGTATAAGACTTCCTTGCCAGAAAACATATTAGGATTGATTTTAGTCTTTATAGTTTCCACCATAATATTTGCAGGACTGGCATTATTAATAGGTATGATAGCAGATAATACATCTGTAACTGTACTTTTAGCCCAGGCGTTATTCCTACCATCTATGTTAATTGGAGGATTAATGTTTCCATCTAGTTTTTTACCCGAATCTGTGGCAAGGTTTAGCAAACTATTGCCTACAACTTATGCCATGGATGCATATCAAGCATTTACGACAAATGAGATTACTGCCTTTAATCCAATAATTTCTCTAGGGTTATTGGTATCATCTGGTATAATAAGTTTCTTTTTATCCTGGTATTTATTTAGACTAGATAATAATAAAACATCAAAATCTAAAGGTAAAATATGGTCTTTAGCTGCTTTAATTCCTTTTATTTTAGGAGCAATATTTTTGTAG
- the dapG gene encoding aspartate kinase, whose protein sequence is MKIIVQKFGGTSVVNEERRGLAVDKIEAAINKHLNPVIVVSAIGRSGDPYATDTLIQLAKSVGIEPNTRELDILMSCGEVISAVVLSNTLKARGYESSVFTGGQAGIITDNNFSDARILRVNPQKILEALERGEIPVIAGFQGITEGGDITTLGRGGSDVTASIMGEALSAELVEIYTDVDGVMTADPKIVPDARVMDTIFYNEVFQMAEYGAKVLHHKAVEIAMRSNIPIVIRNTNSDYNGTLITNYHRTRSYIDENTRIVTSVANINNRMQIKITLTKDGDNNHELVFDSIANAGVSIDMINIYPNQVFFIIDEKDKEKLEEVLTKFNFNYELLESCTKVTLIGNRMRGVPGVMAKAVSALAKESIEILQTSDSHTTISCLIESKHTNRAVNALHGYFELGK, encoded by the coding sequence ATGAAAATAATTGTTCAAAAATTTGGTGGAACTTCTGTAGTAAATGAGGAGAGAAGAGGATTAGCCGTAGATAAAATTGAAGCTGCCATAAATAAACATTTAAATCCTGTTATAGTAGTATCTGCTATTGGAAGATCGGGAGATCCCTATGCGACAGATACTTTAATACAATTAGCTAAATCTGTAGGCATAGAACCAAATACAAGAGAGCTTGATATTTTAATGTCCTGTGGAGAAGTAATTTCAGCTGTAGTTTTATCAAATACCTTAAAGGCTAGAGGATATGAGTCATCGGTATTTACTGGTGGGCAAGCAGGAATCATAACAGATAACAATTTCTCTGATGCAAGAATACTAAGAGTTAATCCTCAAAAAATACTGGAAGCTCTGGAAAGAGGTGAGATACCTGTAATAGCAGGATTTCAAGGGATAACAGAAGGTGGAGATATTACAACTCTTGGAAGGGGAGGCAGTGATGTTACAGCGTCTATAATGGGTGAGGCCTTAAGTGCTGAGTTAGTAGAGATATACACAGATGTAGATGGAGTTATGACGGCAGATCCTAAAATAGTACCAGATGCCCGGGTAATGGATACAATCTTTTATAATGAAGTATTTCAAATGGCAGAATACGGTGCAAAGGTGCTGCATCACAAGGCAGTGGAAATAGCCATGCGTTCCAATATACCTATAGTTATTAGAAATACCAATTCAGATTATAACGGTACGTTAATTACAAACTATCATAGAACTAGGTCTTATATAGATGAAAATACAAGAATAGTTACATCAGTTGCAAATATAAATAATAGAATGCAAATAAAAATAACTCTGACAAAAGATGGTGATAATAATCATGAATTAGTATTTGATAGTATAGCAAATGCAGGAGTAAGTATAGATATGATAAATATATATCCAAATCAGGTATTTTTCATTATAGATGAGAAGGATAAAGAAAAATTAGAAGAAGTATTGACTAAATTTAATTTCAACTATGAATTACTTGAGAGTTGTACAAAGGTAACACTAATTGGAAATAGAATGCGTGGAGTACCTGGAGTAATGGCAAAGGCAGTTTCTGCATTGGCTAAGGAAAGTATTGAAATACTACAAACCTCAGACTCCCATACTACAATATCCTGCCTAATAGAATCAAAACATACGAATAGGGCAGTAAATGCATTACATGGATATTTTGAATTAGGTAAATAA
- a CDS encoding ABC transporter ATP-binding protein, with product MSDIVIKVSNFTKSYGNFTAVDSISFEVKKGEIFGILGPNGAGKTSTLECLEGLRTPDGGAIDIMGIDPSKNHKELKDLIGVQLQSSGLPETITVKEAMQLFSAYHNIPPRYDLIKRMNLWDKLNTQYQKLSGGQQKRLLIALAVCHNPEILILDEPTAALDVESRVELHNLMKELKDQGTTILLATHDMAEAEKMADRIAILLKGKIMIIDTPKKIVDSGSSKIKISVRTVGTTLMESTDIIVDEYYIFYSDKPGEKVMEIMTLIEEKGDSLIDLRVERPSLEERFLEITSIGGI from the coding sequence ATGAGTGATATAGTGATAAAGGTAAGTAACTTCACAAAATCCTATGGAAATTTTACAGCTGTAGATAGCATAAGCTTTGAAGTAAAGAAAGGTGAAATTTTTGGTATCTTAGGTCCAAATGGAGCTGGAAAAACCAGTACATTAGAATGCCTTGAAGGATTAAGAACTCCCGATGGAGGGGCAATTGATATCATGGGTATAGATCCATCAAAAAATCATAAGGAATTAAAGGATTTAATAGGAGTGCAACTTCAATCATCTGGATTGCCTGAAACAATAACTGTAAAAGAGGCAATGCAGTTATTTTCAGCTTATCATAATATTCCACCAAGATATGATTTAATAAAAAGAATGAATCTTTGGGATAAGTTAAATACTCAATACCAAAAGTTATCTGGAGGTCAGCAGAAAAGATTATTAATAGCTTTAGCAGTTTGTCATAATCCGGAAATACTTATCTTAGATGAGCCTACAGCTGCATTAGACGTGGAATCGAGAGTTGAGCTTCATAATCTGATGAAAGAACTAAAGGATCAGGGAACTACAATACTTCTAGCAACACATGATATGGCAGAGGCAGAAAAAATGGCAGATAGAATAGCAATTCTATTAAAAGGAAAGATTATGATAATAGATACCCCTAAGAAAATAGTGGATTCCGGTTCGTCAAAGATTAAGATTTCTGTTAGGACAGTGGGCACGACCTTAATGGAGTCTACAGATATAATTGTTGATGAGTATTATATTTTCTATTCTGACAAACCCGGTGAGAAAGTAATGGAAATAATGACCCTAATAGAAGAAAAAGGTGATAGTTTGATAGATCTTAGAGTAGAGAGACCGTCATTGGAGGAAAGATTTTTAGAGATAACTTCAATAGGAGGGATATAA
- a CDS encoding DNA-3-methyladenine glycosylase, translating into MRLTREFYERNTVLVARDLLGKTLVYNDKGNIYKGKIVETEAYINTKDDGAHFNKGITERTKIIDETGGHIYIYTIYGMYLLFNIVAEKKGVHGAVLIRAIEPIEDIDKMYENRYKKEFNNPPRKEIINLTNGPAKFVMAYGMTKGDYGLDLVTSDRIWVEDGDKISLDEIVRSKRINIDYAEIAKDYLLRFYIKDNPFVSKK; encoded by the coding sequence ATGAGATTAACAAGGGAGTTCTATGAAAGGAACACTGTTTTAGTTGCCAGGGATTTACTTGGAAAGACTTTAGTATATAATGACAAAGGAAATATATATAAAGGAAAAATAGTGGAAACAGAGGCTTATATAAATACTAAAGATGATGGTGCTCATTTTAATAAAGGTATTACTGAAAGAACAAAAATAATAGATGAAACTGGAGGACATATCTATATCTATACAATATATGGGATGTATCTTTTGTTCAATATAGTTGCAGAAAAGAAAGGCGTTCATGGAGCAGTACTAATTAGAGCCATAGAGCCAATAGAAGATATAGATAAGATGTATGAGAATAGATATAAAAAGGAATTTAATAATCCTCCAAGAAAAGAAATAATTAATCTAACTAATGGACCAGCTAAATTTGTAATGGCATATGGTATGACTAAGGGTGATTATGGGTTAGATTTAGTAACAAGTGACAGAATTTGGGTAGAAGATGGAGATAAAATATCTTTAGATGAAATCGTCAGAAGCAAAAGAATAAATATAGATTATGCAGAAATAGCAAAGGATTATTTACTAAGATTTTATATTAAAGATAATCCTTTTGTGTCAAAAAAATAG
- a CDS encoding DUF2500 domain-containing protein produces MYSMFSLTGVIFPIFFIVIFGMFIFTAVKGIGQWHSNNQQPVLTVAAKLVSKRTNVSRHNHNNTDHIHSTTSTTYYATFEVESGDRIEFHISGEEYGILVEGDIGKLTFQGTRYQNFERIKTDHEG; encoded by the coding sequence ATGTATAGTATGTTTTCTCTTACTGGAGTAATATTTCCTATATTTTTTATAGTTATATTTGGTATGTTTATATTTACAGCAGTAAAAGGAATTGGACAATGGCATTCGAATAATCAGCAACCAGTTTTAACAGTAGCAGCTAAACTAGTATCAAAAAGAACAAATGTAAGTAGACATAATCATAATAACACTGATCATATACATTCAACAACTAGTACTACTTACTATGCTACCTTTGAAGTGGAAAGCGGAGATAGAATAGAGTTTCATATTTCAGGAGAAGAATATGGAATATTAGTAGAAGGCGATATTGGGAAGCTCACGTTTCAAGGAACTCGATACCAAAACTTTGAAAGGATAAAAACTGATCACGAAGGATAA
- a CDS encoding AI-2E family transporter yields the protein MKINWNSKYWTISIYSFLVACASIMFYLIASEIGSFQIKLGEIISTFMPFIIGFIMAYLFNFILKFYENCLSKLDFFKKTKPKFKRIIGLILTYITVLVLVFLFLNFVFPQLVSSIMGLVNDIPSYVSRATDLVNEFNEKYDIQEEYYNFLLERWNIYKESIIKFATNLIPVLGNFVKNTLSYLWNIVIGIIVSIYLLIDKERFFGIIRKVNKAIFSEPVANRLAELTSRSNYIFGQFLSGKILDSFIIGVLTFIVVTIFKMPYTILISFIVGITNIIPFFGPFIGAIPCAIIILFVSPMKALWFIFIIFIIQQIDGNIIGPKILGDSLGISAFWILFSLLVGGKIFGFIGLIIGVPLFVLIYSIVKDIVENRLKKKELPYETDYYIK from the coding sequence ATGAAGATAAACTGGAATTCCAAGTATTGGACTATATCTATATATTCATTTTTAGTAGCTTGTGCAAGTATTATGTTTTACCTAATTGCATCAGAAATAGGCTCATTTCAAATCAAGTTAGGAGAAATTATATCAACTTTTATGCCTTTTATAATAGGTTTCATCATGGCATATTTATTTAATTTTATATTAAAATTTTATGAAAACTGTTTATCGAAATTAGATTTTTTTAAAAAGACGAAACCTAAATTTAAAAGAATTATAGGATTAATATTGACCTATATAACTGTGCTAGTACTTGTTTTTCTATTTTTAAACTTTGTATTTCCACAATTGGTATCAAGTATAATGGGATTAGTCAATGATATACCGTCTTACGTAAGTAGAGCAACAGACTTAGTAAATGAATTCAATGAAAAATATGATATACAAGAAGAATATTATAATTTCTTATTGGAAAGATGGAATATATATAAAGAAAGCATCATAAAATTTGCAACAAATCTTATACCAGTTTTAGGAAACTTTGTAAAGAATACTTTATCTTATTTATGGAATATAGTAATAGGCATTATAGTATCTATATATTTATTGATTGATAAAGAAAGATTCTTTGGAATCATTAGAAAAGTAAATAAGGCTATATTTTCTGAACCAGTTGCCAATAGGTTAGCTGAACTAACCAGTAGGTCAAATTATATATTCGGACAATTTTTATCTGGAAAGATATTAGATTCATTTATTATAGGTGTTTTAACTTTTATAGTTGTAACTATATTTAAAATGCCTTATACAATATTAATATCTTTCATAGTAGGAATAACTAATATTATTCCTTTCTTTGGTCCTTTTATTGGTGCTATACCTTGTGCAATAATAATCCTGTTTGTATCACCAATGAAAGCGCTATGGTTTATATTTATAATATTTATTATTCAACAAATAGATGGTAATATAATAGGACCTAAGATTTTAGGAGATTCCCTTGGAATATCTGCATTTTGGATTTTATTTTCTTTATTAGTTGGTGGAAAAATCTTTGGATTTATAGGACTAATTATAGGAGTCCCATTATTTGTACTTATATACTCAATAGTTAAAGACATAGTAGAGAATAGATTAAAGAAAAAAGAATTACCTTATGAAACAGATTATTATATAAAATAA
- a CDS encoding methyl-accepting chemotaxis protein, translating to MKKISTRIVITVLICSIVTSVVVGATSIFKSVNVIQKEAHNNLISLSQVYSGVFDEDLVLYEGTSTDLHQVVSGTIDTTRLSEKGYLENYSDTILRPIVRGVARETNKCAGIYIAIDPRYTGRTEGSWIGIDDNGTLTQGLPTDVAGMSQDDDSAAFYYNAIKAGKGIWGDPYLNHGNINVMTYSSPIVVNNETIGVIGVDLRVRDLIKGIQDIKLYDTGYGFLLNANYDYLVHPTLDSSNNLKTMEDGLYSTMVEEIESNNIGLIDMDFDGESKLIAYSKLYDGKIIILSVPKAEILKEMYMTLYIISGVVLIAAILATIISLVMGKMISNPIVFITEVIGTTSKLDLTDIEETKRIKMLFNRKDEVGSIFRATGLLREEMRSIIRAIEETTTNIVENTTTLTSATDDTAQSISDVAKTVEELAQASMGQAADAETGSEKLYKLANEIKAAVTDGETVVNSSMKAQEINQQGLKSMDEMVEKFNITNESTNSVVKNIDSLLEKSQSIGKILNIITGISEQTNLLALNAAIEAARAGEAGRGFAVVADEIRKLSEQTGNATSDIEGILNTIQFEVENTKDNMDQSESALNDANTTLLEVKKAFEEVYSAISTSMEAITQLDQRLGFVDNDKEEAILAIQSISSVTEETAASTEELSASMEEQAATMESISNNTDNLAKIIEKLNGLVNRFKL from the coding sequence TTGAAGAAAATCAGTACAAGAATAGTAATAACAGTCTTAATATGTTCTATAGTCACGTCTGTAGTAGTTGGAGCAACTAGTATATTTAAAAGTGTTAACGTAATCCAAAAGGAAGCACATAATAATCTTATTAGTCTATCTCAGGTATATTCTGGAGTATTTGATGAAGATTTAGTTCTGTATGAGGGGACTTCGACTGATTTACATCAGGTAGTCAGTGGTACCATAGATACAACTAGATTAAGTGAAAAAGGATATTTAGAGAATTATAGTGATACTATTCTAAGACCAATAGTGAGAGGCGTTGCTAGAGAAACTAATAAATGTGCTGGAATATACATAGCTATAGATCCCAGATATACTGGAAGAACAGAAGGCTCATGGATTGGGATAGACGATAATGGGACGTTAACTCAAGGGTTACCAACAGATGTAGCAGGCATGAGCCAAGATGATGATTCAGCTGCATTCTATTATAATGCCATAAAAGCAGGAAAAGGAATATGGGGAGACCCTTATTTAAACCATGGAAATATTAATGTAATGACCTACTCATCCCCTATTGTTGTGAATAATGAAACGATTGGAGTAATAGGTGTAGATTTACGTGTAAGAGACTTAATAAAAGGTATACAAGATATAAAATTATATGATACAGGATATGGATTTTTACTTAATGCGAATTATGATTACTTAGTTCACCCTACTTTAGATAGTAGTAATAACTTAAAGACCATGGAGGATGGATTGTATAGTACAATGGTCGAAGAGATTGAAAGTAATAATATTGGACTTATAGATATGGATTTTGATGGAGAAAGTAAGCTTATAGCATATTCTAAATTATATGATGGAAAAATAATAATATTATCAGTTCCTAAAGCAGAAATACTAAAGGAAATGTATATGACATTATATATTATTTCTGGTGTTGTATTGATAGCTGCCATATTAGCTACTATTATATCTTTAGTTATGGGAAAAATGATTTCAAATCCTATAGTATTTATTACTGAAGTAATAGGTACCACATCAAAATTAGATTTAACAGATATAGAGGAAACCAAGAGAATAAAAATGCTATTCAATAGAAAAGACGAAGTAGGTTCCATATTTAGAGCCACAGGACTTTTAAGAGAAGAAATGAGAAGTATAATAAGAGCAATAGAAGAAACTACAACAAATATTGTTGAAAATACCACTACTCTGACTTCTGCCACAGACGATACTGCTCAATCCATAAGTGATGTGGCTAAGACTGTAGAAGAGCTAGCTCAAGCTTCTATGGGACAAGCAGCAGATGCAGAAACGGGATCAGAAAAACTATACAAGTTGGCAAATGAAATAAAAGCAGCAGTAACAGATGGAGAAACTGTAGTGAATAGTTCTATGAAAGCTCAAGAAATAAATCAGCAAGGTTTGAAATCAATGGATGAAATGGTAGAGAAGTTTAATATAACTAATGAATCTACTAATTCTGTAGTAAAGAATATAGATTCATTATTGGAAAAATCTCAATCCATAGGAAAAATTTTAAATATAATAACTGGAATTTCAGAGCAGACTAATCTTTTAGCATTAAATGCAGCTATAGAAGCGGCAAGAGCAGGGGAAGCTGGAAGGGGTTTTGCTGTAGTAGCTGACGAAATAAGAAAATTATCTGAACAGACAGGAAATGCTACTAGTGATATAGAAGGAATATTGAATACTATTCAATTTGAAGTAGAAAATACAAAGGATAATATGGATCAATCTGAAAGTGCACTAAATGATGCCAATACAACCTTATTAGAGGTTAAAAAGGCTTTCGAGGAAGTGTATTCAGCCATAAGTACATCAATGGAAGCTATTACTCAGCTAGATCAAAGATTAGGATTTGTAGATAATGATAAAGAAGAAGCAATATTAGCTATTCAGAGTATATCTTCTGTAACAGAAGAAACAGCAGCTTCTACAGAAGAATTATCAGCATCCATGGAAGAACAAGCTGCAACCATGGAGAGTATATCAAATAATACAGATAACTTAGCCAAAATAATAGAAAAATTAAATGGATTAGTTAATAGATTTAAGTTATAA
- a CDS encoding SAM-dependent methyltransferase codes for MEEVKTLMDEIILNNEIIYGVISNLRKKNEDSFTKVSIKPVLIKDIVKLQFTYEYKNKVIHENLEYSESIDEIERLLIEEFKQAVIFTKKADYQILISKKGKINILKKKPTKEDLDISHNRKKSYIIQEGEAVDFLVRLGVMTENGKVVAKKYDKFRQINRFLEMVSDVIPKINSEKTLNIIDFGCGKSYLTFALYYYLVDILNLDINIIGLDLKEDVILFCNEVAMDLNYNKLKFIYGDIKDYEGLDRVDMVVTLHACDNATDAALIKAINWDAEAILSVPCCQHEFYNKIDNPLLEPMLSHGIIKEKLSSLVTDSLRANILEIFGYNVQLLEFIDMEHTPKNILIRAIKTDVKNNKEAIDKYIKFKEFWNLKDLYIEKELKNIRKNM; via the coding sequence ATGGAAGAAGTTAAAACGTTGATGGATGAAATTATATTAAATAACGAAATTATATATGGAGTTATTAGCAACTTAAGAAAGAAAAATGAAGATAGCTTTACTAAAGTGAGCATTAAACCTGTTCTTATAAAAGATATTGTAAAGCTACAATTTACCTATGAATATAAGAATAAAGTAATACATGAGAACCTAGAATATTCTGAGTCCATAGATGAAATAGAGAGGCTTTTAATTGAGGAGTTTAAACAGGCAGTAATATTTACAAAGAAGGCAGACTATCAAATATTGATAAGTAAAAAAGGTAAGATAAATATATTAAAGAAGAAACCAACTAAGGAAGATCTAGACATATCTCATAATAGGAAGAAGTCCTATATAATACAAGAAGGAGAAGCAGTTGATTTTCTTGTACGACTTGGTGTTATGACTGAAAATGGAAAGGTAGTTGCTAAAAAATATGATAAATTTAGACAAATAAATAGATTTTTAGAAATGGTATCTGATGTAATTCCAAAGATTAATAGTGAAAAGACACTTAATATTATAGATTTTGGATGTGGAAAATCTTATTTAACCTTTGCTCTTTACTACTATTTAGTTGATATTTTAAATTTAGATATAAATATAATAGGGCTAGATTTAAAGGAGGATGTAATCCTTTTTTGCAATGAGGTAGCTATGGATTTAAATTATAATAAATTAAAGTTTATCTATGGAGATATTAAAGACTATGAAGGTTTAGATAGAGTAGATATGGTGGTAACGCTACACGCCTGTGATAATGCCACGGATGCGGCTTTAATCAAAGCTATAAATTGGGATGCAGAAGCCATACTTTCAGTACCTTGCTGCCAACATGAATTTTATAATAAGATTGATAATCCATTACTAGAACCAATGCTAAGTCATGGAATAATAAAAGAAAAACTATCATCCTTGGTTACAGATAGTCTTAGGGCAAATATACTTGAAATTTTCGGATATAATGTTCAATTGTTAGAGTTTATAGATATGGAACATACACCTAAGAATATTTTAATAAGAGCTATAAAGACCGATGTTAAAAATAATAAAGAGGCCATAGATAAATATATAAAATTTAAGGAATTTTGGAACCTAAAAGATTTATATATTGAGAAAGAATTAAAAAATATTCGGAAAAATATGTAG
- a CDS encoding NAD-dependent protein deacylase: MTIEKLKLIINGSNNIVFFGGAGVSTESNIPDFRSTTGLYTTSKKSKYPPEYMLSHTCYERDTEDFFEFYKTKMVYTEAKPNLAHIALAKLEEQGKLKAIVTQNIDGLHQMAGSKNVLELHGSVHRNYCEKCHKFFPLEYILRSSLVPICDICGGIVKPDVVLYEEGLDMNILNKSIEYIKNADVLIVGGTSLTVYPAAGLLEYYRGNKLILINKSETQYDNKALLTFNSSIGETLSKIL; the protein is encoded by the coding sequence ATGACAATAGAAAAATTAAAATTAATAATCAATGGCAGTAATAATATCGTATTTTTTGGAGGGGCAGGAGTATCTACAGAAAGCAATATACCGGATTTTAGATCTACCACAGGGCTTTATACTACATCTAAGAAATCAAAATATCCTCCTGAGTATATGTTAAGTCATACATGCTATGAAAGAGATACTGAGGATTTTTTTGAGTTTTATAAGACTAAAATGGTATATACAGAAGCAAAGCCCAATTTAGCCCATATTGCACTAGCTAAGTTAGAGGAACAAGGAAAACTTAAAGCTATAGTTACACAAAATATCGATGGACTTCATCAAATGGCAGGTTCAAAAAATGTATTGGAGCTTCATGGTTCAGTACATAGAAATTATTGTGAAAAATGTCATAAGTTTTTTCCACTAGAATACATACTTCGCTCATCATTAGTTCCAATATGTGATATTTGTGGTGGAATAGTAAAGCCAGATGTAGTTCTTTATGAAGAGGGATTAGATATGAACATATTAAATAAATCCATAGAATATATAAAGAATGCAGATGTCTTAATAGTAGGAGGAACATCTCTAACTGTATATCCAGCAGCAGGACTACTTGAATATTATAGAGGAAATAAATTGATTTTAATCAATAAATCAGAAACACAATATGATAATAAAGCACTGTTGACATTTAATAGTAGTATAGGAGAAACATTAAGTAAAATATTATAA